A portion of the Anabas testudineus chromosome 22, fAnaTes1.2, whole genome shotgun sequence genome contains these proteins:
- the hhipl2 gene encoding HHIP-like protein 2, with the protein MPSERSAALHPSGDGCAFLRAVAGPSTAAKTPNFHEVFVTMSVMLLVLVHPVSAHPQCLDFEPPFKPQWHLEFCEQYEEFGCCDQKTDNMIAERYWDIIDQLEVAGYELCTDLLKEIMCQECSPYAAHLFDAEDPYTPVRELPGLCFGYCSEFHSKCRHVVKYLTRNKLLQDTAERDMSTFCSMVELSDRDYCYPDVLKNTDLNSNLGQVVEDPEGCLQLCLTEVANSLRNPVLMLHSGDDTHRMFIAEQVGFVWVYLPDGSRLEQPFLDMSGEVLTTPWLGDERGFLGMAFHPKYRDNGRFFIYYSIQVNSELEKIRISEMKVSEHDMNMADPYSEKVILEIDEPAANHNGGQLLFGLDGYLYIFTGDGGKAGDPFGKYGNAQNKTALLGKALRIDVDGSFADGKQYRIPADNPFLGEPDARPEVFAYGVRNMWRCSVDRGDPVNRYGRGRIFCGDVGQNRYEEVDIIVKGGNYGWRAKEGFECYDLKLCQNSSLNDILPIFAYSHHVGKSVTGGYVYRGCESPNLNGLYIFGDFMSGRILALEEDKATGNWKERSVCMGDTKTCSFPGLINHHHKFIISFAEDESGELYFMATTYPSAMSPFGTIFKFMDPSRRAPPGKCKKKPVPVKVRGKKIPFVPRELTLLDPNEKPTRPPPRKFKFTTKPRVAEIQIKPTTTAASVTMTTTTMMAKTSSVVKPKLESPVNKTRKGSKLKPWAKNKVLNKHETSVKKKMKTLKSKPQSKKMTVIKPVGGKEKVKPKTNHTVTADLKTNTLKTSNRLKDNTVHATKKNTPKKGAQKEISLQKNSIQVTKLAKEHPAFINETQTNLKANRTMLNKQEKGTKTH; encoded by the exons ATGCCAAGTGAACGGAGTGCAGCGCTCCATCCAAGTGGAGACGGTTGCGCGTTTTTACGCGCAGTCGCAGGTCCGAGTACAGCTGCAAAGACCCCGAACTTTCACGAGGTTTTTGTTACCATGTCTGTAATGTTGCTCGTTCTGGTCCACCCAGTATCAGCTCATCCTCAGTGTCTGGATTTTGAGCCTCCCTTTAAACCTCAGTGGCACCTGGAGTTTTGCGAACAGTACGAAGAGTTTGGCTGCTGTGACCAGAAAACGGACAACATGATAGCGGAGAGATACTGGGACATAATTGACCAGTTGGAAGTAGCGGGTTATGAACTCTGTACAGATCTGTTGAAGGAAATCATGTGTCAG GAGTGCTCTCCTTATGCTGCCCACCTGTTTGATGCTGAGGACCCATACACACCTGTCAGAGAGCTACCTGGCCTTTGCTTTGGCTACTGCTCTGAGTTTCATAGCAAATGTCGCCATgttgttaaatatttaacaagGAACAAGCTGCTGCAGGACACTGCTGAGCGAGATATGTCCACTTTCTGCAGCATGGTCGAACTGTCTGACCGTGACTACTGCTACCCTGATGTTTTGAAGAACACTGACCTCAACAGCAACCTGGGCCAGGTGGTGGAAGACCCCGAAGGGTGTCTCCAGCTGTGCCTGACAGAGGTTGCCAATAGTCTCAGGAACCCTGTGTTGATGCTGCACAGTGGTGATGACACACATCGGATGTTCATTGCAGAGCAGGTGGGTTTTGTGTGGGTTTACCTGCCTGATGGCAGCCGGTTGGAGCAGCCTTTCCTGGACATGAGCGGAGAAGTGCTGACCACTCCATGGCTGGGTGATGAAAGGGGTTTCTTGGGCATGGCCTTCCACCCCAAGTACCGGGACAATGGACGCTTCTTCATCTACTACTCCATCCAGGTCAACAGCGAGCTGGAGAAGATCAGAATCAGTGAGATGAAAGTGTCTGAACATGATATGAACATGGCTGATCCCTATTCAGAGAA AGTCATTTTAGAGATCGATGAACCAGCTGCAAACCACAATGGAGGTCAGCTGCTGTTTGGTCTTGATGGATATTTGTACATCTTCACTGGAGATGGTGGAAAAGCTGGAGATCCATTTGGGAAGTATGGCAACGCACAAAACAA GACTGCTTTGCTGGGAAAAGCACTCCGCATTGATGTGGATGGAAGTTTCGCCGATGGAAAGCAGTACAGGATCCCAGCTGATAACCCATTCCTCGGTGAGCCAGATGCTCGGCCAGAGGTGTTTGCATATGGGGTCCGAAACATGTGGAGATGTTCTGTGGACCGTGGAGACCCGGTCAACCGCTATGGCAGGGGTCGGATTTTCTGTGGAGATGTTGGTCAAAACCGCTACGAGGAGGTCGACATTATTGTGAAGGGAGGAAACTATGGATGGAGGGCCAAAGAGGGATTTGAGTGTTATGATCTGAAACTGTGCCAGAACTCCTCCTTGA ATGACATCCTCCCTATATTTGCATACAGCCATCATGTTGGAAAGTCTGTGACAGGGGGATATGTGTACAGAGGATGTGAATCACCCAATCTGAACGGCCTGTACATTTTTGGAGACTTTATGAGTGG TCGAATCTTGGCACTAGAGGAAGATAAAGCAACAGGAAACTGGAAGGAGAGGAGTGTATGTATGGGCGACACAAAGACCTGCTCTTTTCCTGGACTCATCAATCATCACCACAAGttcatcatttcatttgctGAGGATGAATCAG ggGAATTGTATTTTATGGCCACAACATACCCCAGCGCCATGTCTCCTTTTGGAACGATTTTCAAATTCATGGACCCCTCCAG GAGAGCTCCTCCAGGCAAATGTAAGAAGAAACCGGTGCCTGTCAAAGTGAGAGGGAAAAAGATTCCATTTGTGCCCAGAGAAT TGACTCTGCTTGACCCAAATGAAAAACCTACAAGACCACCACCAAGAAAATTTAAATTCACCACCAAACCACGAGTGGCAGAGATCCAGATCAAACCAACAACAACCGCAGCCAGTGTGACGATGACAACGACGACAATGATGGCGAAGACAAGCTCTGTGGTAAAGCCGAAATTGGAATCACCTGTTAACAAAACAAGGAAGGGAAGTAAATTGAAGCCATGGGCTAAAAACAAGGTGCTGAACAAGCACGAAACCTCTgtaaaaaagaagatgaaaactTTGAAATCCAAGCCACAGTCAAAAAAGATGACAGTGATCAAGCCTGTTGGTGGAAAAGAAAAGGTTAAACCAAAGACCAATCATACTGTTACAGCTGATTTAAAAACTAACACTCTGAAAACCTCCAACAGACTGAAAGATAACACAGTGCACGCAACAAAGAAGAATACCCCCAAAAAGGGTGCACAGAAGGAAATCAGTCTTCAGAAAAACAGTATACAGGTGACAAAACTTGCAAAAGAGCATCCTGCCTTCATTAATGAAACCCAGACAAACTTAAAAGCAAACAGAACAATGTTGAATAAGCAAGAAAAAGGCACCAAAACCCattaa
- the marc1 gene encoding mitochondrial amidoxime-reducing component 1, producing MDLKDWVVNTLSKEKLAALLVGGAGVAVLGLGLGYKYLRKPEKVVRVGVVSQLLIHPLKSGKAVSVELAECQKLGLRSGDVQDRHWLVVTEDGHMVTARQEPRLVLVSLTCDGGRAFLNGPNMEELSFPLKQPDNPIMDCRVFNGDIQGRDCGDEVSRWFTRYLGGEKTFRMVHFEPQMKARRSVDSEPVFPQNEQVAYPDASPVMLLSEASVKDLSSKLEKGVTVERFRPNIVISDCEPFAEDSWDEIQIGSVRLQRVMSCGRCVLTTVDPETGIITRKEPLDTLKSYRLCDPSEKHIYKSAPLFGQMHVVKKTGILHVGDVVYKISY from the exons ATGGACCTGAAAGACTGGGTTGTGAACACGCTGTCCAAGGAAAAACTAGCGGCTCTGCTGGTCGGCGGAGCCGGCGTTGCCGTTCTGGGACTCGGTCTTGGATATAAATACCTGCGAAAGCCAGAAAAAGTTGTGCGTGTGGGCGTAGTGTCGCAGCTCCTCATTCACCCTCTCAAGTCTGGAAAAGCGGTGTCGGTGGAGCTCGCTGAATGCCAGAAGCTCGGCCTGAGGTCTGGAGACGTGCAGGATCG ACACTGGCTGGTGGTGACGGAGGACGGTCACATGGTGACGGCCAGACAGGAGCCTCGTCTGGTGTTGGTGTCTCTGACTTGTGACGGAGGTCGGGCTTTTTTAAATGGACCAAacatggaggagctgagctTCCCTTTGAAACAGCCCGATAACCCCATCATGGACTGCAG AGTGTTCAACGGTGACATTCAGGGACGGGATTGTGGTGATGAAGTGTCTCGCTGGTTCACTCGCTATCtgggaggagagaaaacatttcGCATGGTGCACTTTGAACCTCAGATGAAGGCGAGGAGATCGGTGGACAGTGAGCCTGTTTTTCCACAAAATGAG CAGGTGGCGTACCCAGATGCCTcacctgtgatgctgctgtctgaGGCTTCTGTCAAGGATCTCAGCAGCAAGCTAGAGAAGGGCGTCACAGTGGAGCGTTTCCGCCCAAACATTGTGATAAGTGACTGCGAGCCGTTCGCTGAG GATTCGTGGGATGAGATCCAGATTGGCAGCGTGCGACTGCAGCGTGTAATGTCATGTGGAAG GTGTGTTCTCACCACAGTTGATCCTGAAACTGGCATAATCACCAGAAAAGAGCCTCTGGACACTCTGAAGAG CTATCGTCTGTGCGACCCGTCCGAAAAACACATCTACAAATCGGCTCCGTTGTTTGGACAGATGCATGTGGTGAAGAAGACGGGAATCCTGCATGTCGGGGATGTGGTGTACAAGATCAGCTATTGA
- the kcnk3b gene encoding potassium channel subfamily K member 3 codes for MKRQNARTLALIISILTYLVVGAAVFETLESKQEKSHKRKLDARKYELMRKYNLTKENFEELEYVVLQLKPHKAGVQWKFSGSFYFAITVITTIGYGHAAPSTDSGKVFCMFYALLGIPLTLVMFQSLGERINTFVRYLLHQAKKCLGMRQTEVSMANMVTVGFFSCMSTLCVGALAFSHSEGWSFFHAFYYCFITLTTIGFGDYVALQKDDALQNDPRYVAFCFVYILMGLTVIGAFLNLVVLRFLTMNTEDEWRDAKQKALMSVNKPRGEVARLIPISASTSSTPVADDSTKAKDLKGVYTEVLHFQTICSCLWYRSKEKLQGSIPTMVPQELTFSDAYLQQNSNCLHYMEPGSTGCVCSPRQCTSISSITTGLHILSPFRMFKRRSSV; via the exons ATGAAGAGACAAAACGCCAGGACTCTCGCCCTCATCATCAGCATCCTCACCTACCTGGTGGTCGGAGCGGCCGTCTTCGAGACCCTGGAGTCGAAACAGGAGAAAAGTCACAAGAGGAAGCTCGACGCCAGAAAGTACGAACTCATGCGCAAATACAACTTGACCAAAGAGAACTTCGAGGAGCTGGAATACGTCGTTTTACAGCTCAAACCTCACAAAGCAGGAGTCCAGTGGAAATTTTCCGGATCCTTTTACTTCGCCATCACTGTGATTACGACCATAG GTTACGGCCATGCAGCGCCCAGCACAGACTCAGGGAAAGTGTTCTGCATGTTCTACGCCCTCCTGGGGATCCCACTCACCCTGGTCATGTTCCAGAGCCTGGGTGAGCGGATCAACACGTTCGTCAGGTACCTGCTTCATCAAGCCAAGAAGTGCCTGGGAATGCGTCAAACAGAGGTCTCCATGGCAAACATGGTGACGGTGGGCTTCTTCTCCTGCATGAGCACCCTATGCGTGGGGGCTTTGGCGTTCTCCCACTCCGAGGGATGGAGCTTCTTCCACGCCTTCTACTACTGCTTCATCACACTTACTACGATTGGGTTTGGAGACTATGTGGCTCTGCAGAAGGATGACGCGCTGCAGAACGACCCACGCTATGTGGctttctgctttgtttacatCCTCATGGGCCTAACGGTGATCGGAGCATTCTTAAACCTGGTGGTGCTTCGTTTCCTGACCATGAACACTGAAGACGAGTGGAGGGACGCCAAACAGAAGGCCTTGATGTCTGTTAATAAGCCCAGAGGAGAGGTGGCTCGTCTAATACCGATCTCAGCCTCAACCTCCTCCACACCTGTAGCAGATGACTCTACAAAGGCTAAAGATTTAAAAGGTGTCTACACTGAGGTGCTGCATTTCCAGACTATCTGTTCTTGCCTGTGGTACAGGAGCAAAGAGAAGCTGCAGGGCTCCATACCCACTATGGTCCCTCAGGAGCTGACGTTCTCCGATGCTTACTTGCAGCAGAATAGTAACTGTCTTCACTACATGGAGCCCGGATCAACAGGCTGCGTGTGCAGTCCACGTCAGTGCACAAGCATAAGCTCCATAACAACAGGCCTACACATTCTCTCTCCGTTCAGGATGTTTAAGAGACGCAGCTCCGTCTAG
- the ezra gene encoding ezrin a, giving the protein MPKTVNVRVTTMDAELEFSFHPNTTGKQLFDQVARTIGLRETWYFGLQFVDAKGFITWLNPEKKVMAQDVRKETPLQFKLRAKFYPEDVTEELIQDVTRRLFFLQVKEDILSEEIYCPPESAVLLASYAVQAKYGEFDKSAHQSGYLSSERLLPKRVLEQHKLSKEQWEERISVWHEEHTAMLKEEAMIEYLKITQDLEMYGVNYFEIKNKKGTDLWLGVDALGLNIYGKDDRLTPKIGFPWSEIRNISFNDKKFVIKPIDKKAPDFVFYAPRLRVNKRILQLCMGNHELYMRRRKPDSIEVQQMKAQAKEERLQKKIERDQLESEKKKREAIEKEKEQMEREKKELMMKLSQFEETTKRAERELQEQLDRAMRLEEERRKAEQEAARLEAERIEAIIAKEELARQAEEQIKSQEQLSAELAEYSTKITLLEEAKRAKEEEAETWHSKAKEVEESLIKTKEELQNVMTTANSVPAAASSSSSSSDSESDHEHSEDNSTYSAELQTQGINDHRLEEERLTEAEKNERLQKQLMALSSELERTRDENKKTQNDLLHAENVRVGRDKYKTLRQIRQGNTKQRIDEFEAL; this is encoded by the exons ATGCCCAAAACG gtCAACGTTCGCGTCACCACCATGGACGCGGAGCTGGAGTTTTCCTTCCACCCCAACACCACAGGGAAGCAGCTCTTTGACCAG GTTGCCAGGACCATCGGACTGCGTGAGACTTGGTACTTTGGGCTGCAGTTTGTCGATGCTAAAGGATTCATCACGTGGCTGAACCCTGAAAAGAAG GTGATGGCTCAGGATGTGAGGAAGGAAACCCCCCTGCAGTTCAAACTGAGGGCCAAGTTTTACCCCGAGGACGTGACTGAGGAGCTGATCCAGGACGTCACGCGGCGGCTTTTCTTCCTGCAGGTGAAGGAGGACATTCTGTCGGAGGAGATCTACTGTCCTCCAGAGTCTGCCGTGCTGCTGGCTTCCTACGCTGTCCAGGCAAAGTACGGAGAGTTCGACAAGTCAGCGCACCAATCGGGTTATCTGTCCTCTGAGCGCCTGCTGCCAAAGAG AGTCCTGGAACAACACAAACTGTCCAAGGAGCAGTGGGAGGAGAGAATCAGTGTTTGGCACGAGGAGCACACAGCGATGCTAAA GGAAGAGGCCATGATTGAGTATCTGAAGATCACTCAGGACCTGGAGATGTACGGCGTCAACTACTTTGAGATCAAGAACAAGAAGGGCACAGACCTGTGGTTGGGAGTCGACGCTCTGGGGCTCAACATCTACGGGAAGGATGACAG GCTGACCCCAAAGATCGGATTCCCCTGGAGTGaaatcagaaacatttcattcaATGACAAGAAGTTTGTGATTAAACCCATCGACAAAAAAGCCCCT gaCTTCGTCTTCTATGCCCCACGACTGCGAGTCAACAAGCGCATCCTCCAGCTGTGCATGGGAAACCATGAGCTGTACATGCGCCGCCGCAAGCCGGACAGCATCGAGGTCCAGCAGATGAAGGCTCAGGCTAAAGAGGAGAGGCTGCAGAAGAAGATAGAGAG gGATCAGCTGgagagtgagaagaagaagagggaggcCATcgagaaagagaaggagcagatggagagagaaaagaaggagcTGATGATGAAGCTCAGCCAGTTTGAAGAGACGACCAAGAGAGCAGAACGAG AGCTTCAGGAGCAGCTGGACCGGGCCAtgaggctggaggaggagaggaggaaggcgGAGCAGGAGGCGGCCCGGCTGGAGGCTGAGAGAATCGAGGCCATAATAGCCAAGGAGGAGCTGGCCAGGCAAGCTGAGGAACAGATAAAGAGCCAGGAGCAGCTG TCTGCAGAGCTGGCTGAGTACAGCACTAAGATCACACTGCTGGAGGAGGCCAAGAGAGCCAAGGAGGAAGAGGCTGAGACATGGCACAGCAAG GCCAAGGAAGTGGAGGAGAGTCTGATCAAGACgaaagaggagctgcagaatGTGATGACCACCGCTAACTCCGTTCCTgcagctgcctcctcctcctcctcctcttcagacAGCGAGAGCGACCACGAGCACAGCGAAGACAACAGCACCTACAGTGCCGAGCTGCAGACGCAGGGCATCAACGACCACCGCCTGGAGGAGGAGCGTCTCACCGAGGCCGAGAAGAACGAACGCCTGCAGAAGCAGCTGATG gcCCTGAGCTCAGAGCTTGAACGAACCCGAGATGAGAACAAGAAGACCCAGAACGATCTGCTCCACGCAGAGAACGTCCGAGTCGGCCGCGACAAGTACAAGACCCTGCGACAGATCCGTCAGGGCAACACCAAGCAGAGGATTGATGAGTTTGAGGCCTTGTAG